One genomic window of Niveibacterium sp. SC-1 includes the following:
- a CDS encoding YceI family protein yields the protein MHIRMHNPWLGLGAALLCALAGSAAQASEVTYLIDPTHSYPSFEADHMGISVWRGKFNKSGGQITLDKAAGTGKVEVTVDMNSADFGLELMNEAARADSLFDTAKFPQAVYRGTLAGFKDGAPTRVDGELELHGRKQPLTLQIRKFKCLPHPIIKRELCGADAAASFQRDAFGMDAGKDYGFDMTVDLRIQVEAIAKE from the coding sequence ATGCACATTCGCATGCACAACCCCTGGCTGGGCCTTGGCGCCGCGCTGCTGTGCGCGCTGGCCGGCAGCGCAGCCCAGGCGAGCGAAGTCACCTACCTGATCGACCCGACCCACAGCTATCCGAGCTTCGAGGCGGACCACATGGGCATCTCGGTCTGGCGCGGCAAGTTCAACAAGAGCGGCGGCCAGATCACGCTCGACAAGGCCGCCGGCACCGGCAAGGTTGAAGTCACCGTGGACATGAACAGCGCGGACTTCGGCCTGGAACTCATGAACGAGGCCGCCCGCGCCGACAGTCTTTTCGATACGGCGAAATTCCCGCAGGCGGTGTATCGCGGCACACTGGCGGGTTTCAAGGACGGTGCGCCCACGCGCGTGGACGGCGAGCTCGAGCTGCATGGCAGGAAGCAGCCGCTCACCTTGCAGATCCGCAAGTTCAAGTGCCTGCCGCACCCGATCATCAAGCGTGAACTCTGCGGCGCCGATGCGGCGGCAAGTTTCCAGCGCGATGCCTTCGGCATGGACGCGGGCAAGGACTACGGCTTCGACATGACCGTGGACCTGCGCATCCAGGTCGAGGCGATCGCGAAGGAGTAA
- a CDS encoding SRPBCC domain-containing protein: protein MNANASGKAFNHTRVFDAPRALVWQAFTEPERLALWWGPAGFEMLQATVDLRPGGLFHYGMRGPDGSVMWGRFLYREIQPPELLTYVLSFSDEAGGITRHPGHQGWPLEMLSTIRFIDEGTRTRLEMLAVPLNASESERAVFEENFEGMNQGFSGTWSQLDAYLQLLVDRGELAR, encoded by the coding sequence ATGAACGCTAATGCATCCGGCAAGGCCTTCAACCATACCCGCGTCTTCGACGCCCCCCGTGCCCTGGTCTGGCAGGCCTTCACCGAGCCCGAGCGGCTCGCACTCTGGTGGGGACCCGCAGGCTTCGAGATGTTGCAGGCGACCGTCGACCTGCGTCCCGGCGGGCTCTTCCACTACGGTATGCGTGGACCTGATGGCTCGGTGATGTGGGGCCGCTTCCTCTATCGCGAGATCCAGCCGCCGGAACTGCTGACCTACGTGCTGTCCTTCTCCGACGAGGCCGGCGGCATCACCCGCCATCCCGGTCACCAGGGCTGGCCGCTGGAGATGCTGTCGACCATCCGCTTCATCGACGAGGGCACGCGCACCCGGCTGGAAATGTTGGCCGTGCCACTCAACGCAAGCGAGTCGGAACGTGCGGTCTTCGAGGAGAACTTCGAGGGTATGAACCAGGGCTTCTCCGGCACCTGGAGCCAGCTCGACGCTTACCTGCAACTCCTGGTGGATCGCGGCGAGCTCGCGCGCTGA
- a CDS encoding metalloregulator ArsR/SmtB family transcription factor, with amino-acid sequence MSYDRLSATFSALADPTRRAILARLASGEVSVGELAEPFDMSLPAVTKHLKVLERAGLISRGRQAQRRPCKLEAQALHEASDWIAQYRAFWEQRLDRLEDYLRELQAKEQPK; translated from the coding sequence ATGTCATACGACCGATTGAGTGCCACCTTCTCGGCCCTGGCCGATCCGACGCGCCGCGCCATCCTCGCGCGGCTGGCGTCGGGCGAGGTGTCGGTGGGCGAACTGGCCGAACCTTTCGACATGAGCCTGCCGGCCGTCACCAAGCACCTCAAGGTGCTCGAACGCGCCGGACTCATCTCGCGCGGCCGCCAGGCGCAGCGCCGGCCCTGCAAGCTGGAGGCCCAGGCCCTGCACGAGGCGTCCGACTGGATCGCCCAGTACCGCGCCTTCTGGGAGCAGAGGCTCGATCGGCTCGAGGACTATCTCCGCGAACTCCAGGCAAAGGAACAGCCCAAATGA
- a CDS encoding dihydrofolate reductase family protein produces MTRVRVDCFTLSLDGYGAGPDQDIDNPLGVGGKELHQWLLPTRTFQRSLFGKEGGTTGVDDEFAARGFRDVGAWILGRNMFGPVRGEWPDMNWKGWWGDSPPYHVPVFVLTHHARPSIEMEGGTTFHFVTGGIHEALARAREAAAGKDVRIGGGPATIRQYLREGLIDELHLAISPVLLGRGEPLFEGLDLRALGYECVESVASEKATHVVLRRRGHTGA; encoded by the coding sequence ATGACACGCGTTCGCGTTGACTGCTTCACCCTCTCACTCGATGGATACGGAGCCGGGCCGGATCAGGACATCGACAATCCGCTCGGAGTCGGCGGGAAGGAACTGCATCAGTGGCTGCTCCCGACCCGCACCTTCCAGCGAAGCCTGTTCGGCAAGGAGGGCGGCACGACCGGCGTCGACGACGAGTTTGCCGCCCGCGGCTTCCGCGACGTCGGCGCCTGGATTCTCGGCAGGAACATGTTCGGCCCCGTCCGCGGGGAGTGGCCGGACATGAACTGGAAAGGCTGGTGGGGCGACAGCCCGCCGTATCACGTCCCGGTCTTCGTCCTGACCCACCATGCCCGCCCGTCCATCGAGATGGAGGGCGGCACGACCTTCCACTTCGTCACGGGCGGTATTCACGAGGCGCTGGCGCGCGCACGCGAAGCCGCTGCCGGGAAGGACGTGCGCATCGGCGGCGGGCCGGCGACCATTCGGCAGTACCTGCGCGAGGGCCTCATCGACGAACTGCACCTTGCGATCTCGCCGGTCCTGCTCGGCCGCGGCGAACCGCTCTTTGAAGGGCTGGACCTGCGGGCGCTGGGATACGAGTGCGTCGAATCCGTCGCGTCCGAGAAAGCCACGCATGTGGTCCTGCGACGCCGGGGGCACACGGGCGCCTGA
- a CDS encoding SRPBCC family protein encodes MLIALVLGVALLVGALLILAALRPGYFVVQHSTTIEAPPDTVFALIDDFREWASWSPWEGRDPALRREFGGAPRGRGARYAWTGRGGAGVGRMEILAATSGSEVRIALELDAPVRFHKRVDFTLQPRGRATQVTWSMQGMTPFKLKLLRVLHAGRASIDHDFQRGLAAMKAAAESRYTAGGIR; translated from the coding sequence ATGCTGATCGCGCTCGTACTGGGTGTGGCCCTGCTGGTCGGCGCCCTGCTGATCCTGGCTGCGCTGCGCCCGGGCTATTTCGTCGTCCAGCACAGCACCACCATCGAGGCGCCGCCCGACACGGTGTTCGCGCTGATCGACGACTTCCGCGAATGGGCCAGCTGGTCGCCCTGGGAAGGGCGCGACCCGGCGCTGCGGCGCGAGTTCGGCGGCGCACCGCGCGGCCGCGGCGCGCGCTACGCCTGGACCGGGCGCGGCGGGGCCGGCGTCGGCCGCATGGAGATCCTCGCCGCGACTTCGGGCAGCGAGGTGCGCATCGCGCTGGAGCTCGACGCGCCGGTGCGCTTCCACAAGCGGGTGGACTTCACCCTGCAACCGCGCGGCCGTGCGACCCAGGTGACCTGGAGCATGCAAGGCATGACGCCCTTCAAGCTCAAGCTGCTGCGCGTGCTGCACGCTGGCCGCGCCAGCATCGACCACGATTTCCAGCGCGGGCTGGCGGCCATGAAGGCGGCGGCCGAATCGCGCTACACGGCTGGAGGGATACGATGA
- a CDS encoding group II truncated hemoglobin — MQEQSFYDIFGGEPAVRTLVDRFYDLMDLEPHAAQIRALHPESLEGSREKLFEFLSGWLGGPSLYIAKRGHPRMRARHLPFAIGESERDAWLRCMDQAVAETLPAGPAREAFLKALHDFADHMRNQD, encoded by the coding sequence ATGCAAGAGCAGTCCTTCTACGACATCTTCGGTGGCGAGCCCGCCGTGCGCACCCTGGTGGATCGCTTCTACGACCTGATGGACCTGGAGCCGCATGCGGCGCAGATCCGGGCCCTGCATCCGGAGTCGCTGGAAGGCAGTCGCGAGAAGCTCTTCGAATTCCTTTCCGGCTGGCTGGGCGGCCCCTCGCTCTACATCGCCAAGCGCGGCCATCCGCGCATGCGGGCGCGCCACCTGCCCTTTGCCATCGGCGAGTCCGAGCGCGATGCCTGGCTGCGCTGCATGGACCAGGCGGTGGCGGAGACCCTGCCCGCCGGCCCGGCGCGCGAGGCCTTCCTCAAGGCCTTGCATGATTTCGCCGACCACATGCGCAACCAGGACTGA
- a CDS encoding SRPBCC family protein produces the protein MNPNAMNLDGARLSDTSEREILIERLIDAPRELVFAAWTDAQHIDRWWGPAGFTNSTRHMDVRVGGEWRYTMHGPDGTDYPSLVRYLAVEPPGRLHYLLGDEEMENSFEVTVLFEDRAGKTQLSMRSLFPSKAARDFVVENYRAIQGGNETIDRLEGFLAARAG, from the coding sequence ATGAACCCCAACGCGATGAACCTGGATGGCGCCCGTCTCTCCGACACCTCGGAGCGGGAGATCCTGATCGAACGCCTGATCGATGCCCCGCGCGAACTCGTCTTCGCCGCCTGGACCGATGCGCAACATATCGACCGGTGGTGGGGGCCCGCGGGCTTCACCAACAGCACGCGCCACATGGACGTGCGCGTGGGCGGCGAATGGCGCTACACCATGCACGGCCCGGATGGCACCGACTATCCGAGCCTGGTCCGCTACCTCGCGGTGGAGCCGCCTGGGCGACTGCACTACCTGCTCGGCGACGAAGAGATGGAGAACAGCTTCGAAGTCACCGTGCTGTTCGAAGACCGCGCGGGTAAGACGCAGCTCTCGATGCGCTCGCTCTTCCCGAGCAAGGCCGCGCGCGACTTCGTAGTCGAGAACTACCGCGCGATCCAGGGCGGCAACGAGACGATCGACCGGCTGGAAGGCTTTCTCGCGGCGCGCGCGGGCTGA
- a CDS encoding ABC transporter substrate-binding protein has product MSLQTLRHAGPPVFPSSCARLLMAGGVLLACAGVQAGEESRDGTVSRLARVTAEHVLNVCIWPQYYGVSFRNPKSGAITGVDVDMARAFAAELGAELRFVDTNFLRVDSDLKEARCDVAMTGLAVTPEREARMDFTRPHLRSDVYAVTTLNSRRVRRWEDIDRPGIRVAVQAGTYHEPLMRERLRQAELVVINPPQTREGELEAGRVDVFMSDYPFTRKMQDNHDWVRVIAPPSSYRPTNYAYAVRPGDRAWLQRVDAFVAAIKADGRLRVAARRYGLEPIVLEK; this is encoded by the coding sequence ATGAGCCTCCAGACATTGCGCCATGCCGGTCCGCCCGTTTTCCCCTCAAGCTGCGCGCGCCTGCTCATGGCCGGTGGCGTGCTCCTCGCCTGTGCGGGCGTCCAGGCGGGCGAGGAGTCGCGCGACGGGACAGTCTCGCGCCTGGCGCGCGTCACGGCCGAGCACGTCCTCAACGTCTGCATCTGGCCGCAGTACTACGGGGTGAGCTTCCGCAATCCCAAGTCCGGCGCGATCACCGGCGTGGATGTCGACATGGCGCGCGCCTTCGCGGCCGAGCTGGGCGCCGAACTGCGCTTCGTGGATACCAACTTCCTGCGGGTGGACAGCGACCTCAAGGAAGCGCGCTGCGATGTCGCCATGACCGGGCTCGCGGTCACGCCCGAGCGCGAGGCGCGCATGGATTTCACCCGGCCGCACCTGCGCTCGGACGTGTATGCGGTAACCACCCTCAACAGCCGCCGCGTGCGCCGCTGGGAGGACATCGACCGGCCCGGCATCCGCGTTGCCGTGCAGGCCGGCACCTATCACGAGCCGCTGATGCGCGAACGGCTCAGGCAGGCCGAGCTGGTGGTCATCAACCCGCCGCAAACGCGCGAGGGCGAACTCGAGGCGGGGCGGGTAGATGTGTTCATGTCCGACTACCCCTTCACCCGCAAGATGCAGGACAACCACGACTGGGTGCGGGTGATCGCGCCGCCTTCGAGCTATCGGCCGACGAACTACGCCTACGCCGTGCGCCCGGGCGATCGGGCCTGGCTGCAGCGGGTCGACGCCTTCGTTGCGGCGATCAAGGCCGACGGGCGCCTGCGCGTGGCGGCCAGGCGCTATGGCCTGGAACCCATCGTGCTGGAGAAATGA